The Anomalospiza imberbis isolate Cuckoo-Finch-1a 21T00152 unplaced genomic scaffold, ASM3175350v1 scaffold_211, whole genome shotgun sequence genomic sequence tgtcactgtgtcactgtgtcctgtcactgtgtcactgtccctgtgtcactgtcactgtgtcattgtcactgtgtcactgtcactgtgtcactgtccctgtgtcactgtcactgtgtcattgtcactgtgtcactgtcactgtgtcactgtgtcactgtgtcactgtgtcactgtcactgtgtcactgtccctgtgtcactgtcactgtgtcattgtcactgtgtcactgtcactgtgtcactgtccctgtgtcactgtcactgtgtcattgtcactgtgtcactgtcactgtgtcactgtgtcactgtcactgtgtcaccgtccctgtgtcactgtgtcactgtcactgtgtcactgtcactgtgtcattgtcactgtgtccctgtccctgtgtcattGTCACTGTGTCattgtcactgtgtcactgtgtcactgtgtcattgtgtccctgtccctgtccctgtatcactgtcactgtgtcattGTCACTGTGTcatcatccctgtgtccctgtccctgtgtcactgtccctgtccccgtgtcccagtccctgtgtcccctgtccctgtgtcactgtcaccgtgtcactgtcactgtgtcattGTCACTGTGTCattgtcactgtccctgtccttgtgtcactgtccccgtgtcccagtccctgtgtccctgtccctgtgtcattgtccctgtgtccctgtccctgtgtcaccgtCCCGTGTCATTGTCCCGTGTCCCAGTCCAGTGTCattgtccccgtgtccctgtccctgtgtcaccatccctgtccccgtgtccccgtgtccctgtgtcactgtccgTGTCCCCGTCCCGCAGGTGGCCGAGCTGGCCGTGGACAGCCTGTGCCGGGGGGTGTTTGccggggacagccgggcccTGAGCGTGCGCAGCTGCTTCCCCGCGCTGTTCCAGGCCGAGAGACGGCGCGGCTCCgtcctgctggggctggcactgccacacggtgggacacggtggggacacgggggacaccgCTGGGGCTGGCACcgctggggctggcactgctggggctggcactgccacacggtggggacacgggggacaccgctggggctggcactgccacacggtggggacacgggggacaccgctggggctggcactgccacacggcagggacacgggggacaccgctggggctggcactgccacacggcggggacacgggggacaccgCTGGGGGTGCACTGCCACAcggtggggacactgggggcactggggacaccgctggggctggcactgccacacggtgggacactgggggcactggggacaccgctggggctggcactgccacacggtggggacacgggggacaccgctggggctggcactgctggggctggcactgccacacagtggggacatggggggcaccgctggggctggcagtgccacatgctggggacactgtggggacacttccagggctggtgctgggccACGGTGGGGACACTATGGGGACGCTGCCTGGGCTAGCACTGGCATCCGCTGGCCACAGGACAGGGCGACACCACGGGGGCCTCCGGGTGCCACCCcttggggctggcacaggggacaccgtgggggacacccggggctggtGACACCGCTGGGGACCTCTCGTGTGGCTGTCACCGGGATCCAGCGAGGGGTGGCATGGGGGGTCCCCCCGGCGCGTCGTCACCGCCGGTGTCGCCGCAGGtggcggcggagcggggccggcggcggggctggCGCGACGGGCGCGGGCCGAGCGCTGGAGCCAGTGGTCCCTGCGCGGGGGGATGGAGTCGCTGGCGCGCGCCTTGGTGGCCTTCGTGTCCCCCCGCGGGGCCGAGCTGCGCTGCCACGCGCccctgacacacctgtgccgCCGCCGCGGGCCGCTGGCAGGTGGGGACACTGCCGGTGCCACCCGGtcccctccctgtgtccccttcCCGCTCTCCGTCCCCATCCCGCGGtgctctctgtcccctccccagtgtccccagtcacCCCggcctgtccccagtgtccccagtcccctccctggtgctgtccccagtgtccccagtcccctccctggtgctgtccccagtgtccccagtcacCCCggcctgtccccagtgtccccagtcccctccccggtgcccccagtgctgtccccagtgtccccagtcacccggcctgtccccagtgtccccagtccctccccgGTCCCCCCAGTgctgtcctcagtgtccccagtcacCCCggcctgtccccagtgtccccagtcacCCCGgcccatccccagtgtccccagtcccctccccggtgctgtccccagtgtccccagtcctgtccccagtgtcccctcccagtgtccccagtcctgtccccagtgtcccccccctcagtgtccccagtcccctccccagtgtccccagtcctgtccccagtgtccccagccgtgtccccagtgtcctccctcagtgtccccagccgtgtcctcagtgtccccagccgtgtcccccccttgtccccagtcccctccccagtgtcccccctcagtgtccccagccgtgtcccagtgtcccccccgtgtccccagtcctgtccccagccgtgtccccagtgtccccccgtgtccccagtcctgtccccagccgtgtccccagtgtccccccgtgtccccagccgtgtccccagtcctgtccccagccgtgtccccagtgtccccccagtgtccccggccgtgtccccagtgtccccccgtgtccccagctcACGCTGCCCGATGCCACCATCACGGCCGATCACGTTGTCAGCGCCCTCCCTGCCGCAGGTACGGCCGCGCCtgggccgggggcgggggggtcccgccgtgtccccaccgtgtccccgccgtgtccccgccgtgtccccgccGTGTCGCTgatgtccccgctgtccccagcgcTGGCCCGGGCGCTGCCGGCCGAGGCGGAGCCGCTGGCGCGGGAGCTCCGGGCGATCCCGGCCGCCTCCGTGGCCGTGGTTAACCTGCAGTACGAGGGGGCCGCGCTGCCCGTCACGGTGAGAGggtccccgcgctgtccccgagCCCCGCGGTGACCCCGAGCCCCGCGGTGACCCCAGCTCGCCTCCCGCCGCAGGGTTTTGGCCACCTGGTGCCATCCTCGGAGGACCCGGCGCTCCTGGGCATCGTCTACGACTCGGTGGCGTTCCCGGAGCACGACGGGACCCCCGCGACCCCCGGGAAGCCCTCGCTGCGGCTCacggtggggacacggggggtggcactggggacaccgcggggagACACTGGGGGGAGTGACAGCAGTGAtttgggggggacacgggggtggcactgggacactgcgggggacactggggacaccagggagagtgacagcagtgatttgggggggggcacgggggacactggggacatcgtggggggacactggggacaccagggagaGTGACAGGAGTGATTTGGGGGGGTTcacgggggtggcactggggacaccgtggggggacactggggggagtGACAGGAGTGAtttgggggggacacgggggtggcactggggacatcatggggggacagtggggacaccagggagagtgacagcagtgatttgggggggttcacaatggggacaccatggggggacattggggacaccagggagaGTGACAGCAGTGATTTGGGGGGGTTCACAGTGGGGACACGGtgagggggacacaggggacatcgtggggggacactgggggaagTGATGAGTGATTTGGGGGGCTCATggtggggacatggaggggggacactgggtgggacactggggacacagtgggggggacactggggggtgacactgggacactgaGAACGGGATGACacgggtgattttggggggctggCTGGCACtcagtgaccctggggacactgtgggtgTCACacgggtgattttggggggctggCTGGCACTgagtgaccctggggacactaTGGGTGTCACAGGGGTGACTCTGGGGGGCTGGCTGGCACTgagtgaccctggggacactgtgggtgTCACAGGGGTGACTCTGGGGGGCTGGCTGGCACTGAGTGACCCTGGGACACTGTGGGTGTCACAGGGGTGACTTCTGGGGGGCTGGCTGGCACTgagtgaccctggggacactgtgggtgTCACAGGGGTGACTCTGGGGGGCTGGCACCgagtgaccctggggacactgtgggtgTCACAGGGGTGACTTTGGGGGGCTGGCGGTGTCCCCCAGGTGATGCTGGGCGGGGCCTGGTTCCGGCAGAGCTTCGGGACCCGCCGTGGTGGCCCCGGAGCTGCTGCTGCGCCGGGCACGGGCGGCCGTGAGCGACCACCTGGGGCTGGCCGGGACCCCCACCCGTGCCATCGTCAGGGTGCAGCAGGTGGGGGACACTTGGAGGGGGGGGTGACACTCTGGgaggggggctctgggtgggtGACATTGGGGGGGTGACAGTTTGGGGGGCTCCGGGTGGGTGACACTTTGTAGGGGCTCTGGGTGGGTGACATTCGAGGGGGTGACAgtttgggggggctctgggtgggtGACATTGGGGGGGTGACAGTTTGGGGGGGCTCCGGGTGGGTGACACTTTGTAGGGGCTCTGGGTGGGTGACATTTGGGGGGGTGACAgtttgggggggctctgggtgggtGACATTTGGGAGGGGTGACACTTTACAGGGGGGTGACAGTTTGGGGGGGCTCCGGGTGGGTGACACTTTGTAGGGGCTCTGGGTGGGTGACATTTGTGGGGAGTGACAGTTTGGGGGGGTTCTGGCTGGGTGACATTTCatgggggggctctgggtgggtGACTttgggggggttctgggtgcgtgacatttttggggggggctctcagggtctcacctgtgtcccccccacccctttTCCCCAGGACTGCATCCCCCAGTACACGCTGGGACACTGGGAGCGCCTAGGTGagcggggcagggctgggggtgtcccctgtcccgggGGGggaccctgctgtccccgggggggggggtcctgctgtccccagggtgtccccagctgctgtggctgtccccCCAGAGCGGATCCAGCGCTTCCtgaaggagcaggagctgcccctgaGCCTGATCGGCGCCTCCTACTCCGGGGTCTCCGTCAACGACTGCATCGCCAGCGCCAAGGCGGCCGTGGGGcgcattttggggtcccccccctGAACCCCGGGGTTCCCCCCGACCCCCCACCCTGCCCCGGGGTCCGCCTCGGCCGCCAGCTTAgacaaagtgattttttttttaatgaaaaaaaccctttagaAAGGTCCAGGGAGCGGCTCATAAATAGAATAAATACCCGCGCGCCCGagctggggaccccaaaaacctcgCGGCGGGGCGGAGGGGCAGGGCCGGGCTCACCCCACATCCtcccccgggggtgtcccctgtccccccgcgGCCAGCAGCCCCCGGGGCTCgctgccacccccagcccagagcccaccCCGGCCTCCGGGGAGCGGCGATTCCGGGGAGCGGCGATTCCGGGGGGCGGCGATTCGGGGCTCAGGGCGGGGGTGCCACGCTCTGGTTGCCCCCCAGCGCCGTCCCCTCGGGTGCCACCCGCGCCGTCCCCGCGCCGGCGCTGCCGTTGCGGGGAGGCGAGGGTGCCAGCGCGGCAGGTCGCCGCGGGGCGGCTTGCGCAGCATCTCCTCGCGGAAGCGGCTGGCGCCGCCGCCGGCtcgggggcggccgcgggggtcgcaGCCGATGTCGGCCGTGAGGTTGGTGTAGAGCGGCCGCAGCTCCCGCGCCAGCAGCGCGTAGCTCAGCGAGTTCATCCCGTCCTGCGTCCACGTGCGCTGCGTCCGCACCAGCAGGTCGAACCTGGGGACGGCCGCCGCGTCACCGCTGTCGCCCGAACCCTCGCCGCTGTCCCCTCGGAGCCcaccccggagccccccggccGCGGACCTGTGCGGGTTCTCCTCGTTGCCTTTGTCGCTCTTGTGTTTCACCATCTTGTAGTGGCCGATGGAGACGGGCGGGCGGGAGATCTTCATCCCGGCCAGGCGCaccctgcggggacagcggTGACAGCGGCACCGGCGTGGGGACAGCCCCCGTGTCCCCCGGCCGGGGGGGGGTCACGGTGTCACCccgaggggacagggacacccccggggTGGCAGGGACGGCCTCATCACCACGTCACCCCGGGGGGACAGGGcatggggacatccctgtgtcctgtccccaccAGGGCAACGTCAcacccctccatgtcctccccaaaGGGATGTCACACCCGAGGTGACAGAACaccccctccatgtcccccccCAGGGCAATGCCACACCCTTGTGTCCCCCCATGGCAATGTCacacccccagtgtccccttccCATGGCAATGTCACACCCTCTGTGTCCCCCTCAAGGTGACAGAAcacccccaatgtcccccccagGGCAATGCCACACCCCTTGTGTCCCCCTCAAGGTGACAGAAcacccccaatgtccccccccAGGGCAATGCCACACCCTTGTGTCCCCCTCAAGGTGACAGAACACCTCCTGTGTCCCCCCCATGGCAATGTCACACCCCTTGTGTCCCCCTCAAGGTGACAGAACACCTCCTGTGTCCCCCCCATGGCAATGTCacaccccctgtgtcccccccatgGCAATGTCacaccccctgtgtcccccccaggGCAATGTCACATCCCTTGTGTCCCCCTCAAGGTGACAGAACACCTCCTGTGTCCCCCCATGGCAATGTCacaccccctgtgtccccccccagGACAATGTCacaccccctgtgtcccccccaggGCAATGTCACATCCCTTGTGTCCCCCTCAAGGTGACAGAacaccccctgtgtcccccccaggGCAATGTCACACCCCTTGTGTCCCCCCAGGGCAATGtcaccccccgtgtcccccccagcTCGGTGGGCACACCCCCCACCCGGTGATGCCACCcccccccagtgccacaccCCCGTGCCgtggcagtgtccccatgtcccccggctgtcccctggctgtccccagccctacCTGGTGGCGATGTCATCGTCCtcgcccccccagccccagtaCTCGTTGGGGAACCCGTTGATCTTCATGTACTGGTCGGGGGTCAGCGCCGAGACCCCCCCGAAATACTGCGGGTAGggcaggctggggacacggggacagtgagccagctgtccccagtgtccccaaggtgtccccaagggcgTGGCTCACCTGTAACCGAATTTGTTCATGGCCACCGAGGCGTGTTTGGGGTTCCAGGGGTCGCAGTGTAGAGGTTGTGGTCGTTCTCGGGGATCAGGTCCACGTCGTGCAGGAACAGGCAGTCCCAGTCCTCGTCCTTGAGGGCCTCCTTCACGCCCACGTTCAGCAGCTTGGCCCGGTTAAACGTGCAGTTCCcggcctggggacaccccaaaaggtcctggggtcaccccaaaatgtcctgggtcaccccaaaatgtcctggggacaccccaaaccatCCCCTATAAACCATCCCATTGAACTCCCACGTTCAGCAGCTTGGCCCGGTTAAACGTGCAGTTCCcggcctggggacaccccaaaatgtcctggggtcaccccaaaatgtcctggggacaccccaaaccatCCCCTATAAACCATCCCCATTGAACTCCCACGTTCAGCAGCTTGGCCCGGTTAAATGTGCAGTTCCcggcctggggacaccccaaaatgtcctggggtcaccccaaaatgtcctggggacaccccaaaccatCCTCTATAAACCATCCCCATTGAACTCCCACGTTCAGCAGCTTGGCCCGGTTAAATGTGCAGTTCCcggcctggggacaccccaaaatgtcctggggacaccccaaaaggtcctggggtcaccccaaaatatcctggggtcaccccaaaatgtcctggggtcaccccaaaatgtcctggggacaccccaaaccatCCCCTATAAACCATCCCCATTGAACTCCCACGTTCAGCAGCTTGGCCCGGTTAAACGTGCAGTTCCCGGcctggggtcaccccaaaatgtcctggggtcaccccaaaatgtcctggggacaccccaaaccatCCCCTATAAACCATCCCCATTGAACTCCCACGTTCAGCAGCTTGGCCCGGTTAAACGTGCAGTCCCGgtctggggacaccccaaaatgtcctggggacaccccaaaaggTCCTGGGGTCACCCAAAAGGTCCTGGGGTCACCTCAAACCATCCCCTATAAACCATCCCCATTGAACCCCCACGTTCAGCAGCTTGGCCCGGGTTAAACGTGCAGTTCCCGgtctggggacaccccaaaatgtcctggggacaccccaaaaggtcctggggtcaccccaaaatgtcctggggacaccccaaaaggtcctggggtcaccccaaaatatcctggggtcaccccaaaatatctggggacaccccaaaatgtcctggggacaccccaaaccatCCCCTATAAACCATCCCCATTGAACCCCCACGTTCAGCAGCTTGGCCTGGTTTAAACGTGCTGTTCCcggcctggggacaccccaaaatgtcctggggtcaccccaaaatgtcctggggtcaccccaaaaggtcctggggacaccccaaagcACCCTGTGGACCCCCAGACCAACTCAAACCACCTGAGGATCCTTCAAACTACCCTGGGGACACCCTAAAGCACCCTGGGGACCCTGAAACCACCCTGAGGACCCCCCAAACTACCATGGTGACCCCTAAAACCACCCTGGGGACGCCCCAAAGCCCCCTGGGGACCACGGAAACCACCCTGAGGACCCCCAAAGCCCCTCGGTGACCCCTGAAACCACCCTGGAAACCCCCCAAACTACCCTGGGGACCCCTGAAAACACCTTGGGGACCCCTGAAACCACtctggggaccccccaaaccaaCTGAAaccaccctggggacccccgAAACCAccctggggaaccccaaaaccaccctgaGCACCCCCAAAGCACCCTGAGGACCCCTGATACCACACTGAGCACCCCCTAAAGCCCCCTGGGAAGCCCTGAAACCACCTTGGGAACCCCTAAAACCACCCTGAGCACCCCCCAAAccacctggggacccccaaaagcACACTGGGgaacccaaaaccaccctgggacccctcaAACCACTCTGGTGACTCCTGAAACCACTTTGGGAACCCCTAAAACCACCCTGGGGAACCCAAAAACCACCCTGAGCACCCCCAAAgcaccctggggacccccaaaagcACACTGGgaacccaaaaccaccctggggaaccccaaaaccaccctgaGCACCCCACAAAGGCCCCTGGGGACGCCTGAAACCGCCCTGAGCACCCCCAAAGCCCCCTGGTGACTCCTGAAACCACTTTGGGAACCCCTAAAACCaccctgggaaccccaaaaccaccctggggaccccccaaagcCCCTGGGGACCCCTGAAACCACTCTGGGAACCCTAAAACCACCCTGGGGACCCCTGAAAccacctggggaccccccaaagccccctgGGGACCCCTAAAcccaccctggggaccccccaaagccccctggggaccccccaaagcCCCGCCGTGGCCACCTGGTGCACCACGTAGATGCCGTAGTGCAGCTGCTGGCGCTGCAGGAAGGGGTGCAGGTAGTAGAGCAGGTGGCCCAGGTGGCCCTCGCGGTTGCGGTGGGGGACGATGACAGCGGTGGCGGGAGCGGGACTCGCACAGGGGGGTCGGTCTACCGCCCCCCCGGCTGCACCCCCGGGTTCTTGGCCCGGATCTGCTCCAGCGTCGGCACCCCGGGCGAAGGACACGGCCAGCGGGCCCACTGCGGGGAGGGGCGTCAGCGGGGCTGGGGGCCGGCCCGAACGGGGCTGGGATTGTGTCCCCAGATCCCAAACTGGGGTTTGtgtcccccaaatcccaaaattggTGTTTGtgttcccaaatcccaaactggGCTGGGTTTGTGTTCCTAAACCCTGAACTGGGCTGGGTTTGTGTACCCAGATCCCAAActgggctgggtttgtgtcCTCAGATCCCAAActgggctgggtttgtgtccccaaatcccaaactgggctgggtttgtgtcCCCAGATCCCAAATTGGGCTGGGTTTGTGTCCTCAAATCCTAAATTGGGCTGGGTTTGtgtcccccaaatcccaaaattggTGTTTGTGTTCCCAAACCCCTGAACGGGGCTGGGTTTGTGTCCCCAGATCCCAAActgggctgggtttgtgtccccagatcccaaactgggctgggtttgtgtccccaaatcccaaactgggctgggtttgtgtcCCCAAGATCCCAAACTGGCTGGGTTTGTGTCCCCAGATCCCAAActgggctgggtttgtgtccccagatcccaaaactgggctgggtttgtgtcCCCTAAATCCCAAAATTGGTGTTTGTGTTCCCAAACCCCGAActgggctgggtttgtgtcccccaaatcccaaattgggctgggtttgtgtccccagatcccaaactgggctgggtttgtgtccccaaatcccaaaattggTGTTTGTGTTCCCAAACCCCGAACTGGGCTGGGCTTGTGTCCCCTAAATCCCAAAATCGGTGTTTGTGTTCCTAAACCCCGAACCAGGCAGGGTTTGTGTCCCCTAAATCCCAAAATCCGTGTTTGTGTCCCCGAACCGGGCAGGGTTTGTGTTCCTAAATCCCAAAATCGGTGTTTGTGTCCCCAAACCCCGAACCGGGCAGGGTTtatgtccccaaatcccaaaatccgtGTTGGTGTCCCCGAACCGGGCAGGGTTTGtgtcccccaaatcc encodes the following:
- the LOC137466433 gene encoding LOW QUALITY PROTEIN: beta-1,4-galactosyltransferase 3-like (The sequence of the model RefSeq protein was modified relative to this genomic sequence to represent the inferred CDS: inserted 1 base in 1 codon; deleted 5 bases in 3 codons), yielding MLRRLLERPCSLALLVGCQFAFVAYFSLGGFRNLTALFGRAAGPAVDYSRTHDVYANLSRVATGAAPGAPAAPPDPARPLPFCPERSPFLVGPLAVSFAGVPTLEQIRAKNPGVQPGGRDRPPCASPAPATAVIVPHRNREGHLGHLLYYLHPFLQRQQLHYGIYVVHQAGNCTFNRAKLLNVGVKEALKDEDWDCLFLHDVDLIPENDHNLYXCDPWNPKHASVAMNKFGYSLPYPQYFGGVSALTPDQYMKINGFPNEYWGWGGEDDDIATRVRLAGMKISRPPVSIGHYKMVKHKSDKGNEENPHRFDLLVRTQRTWTQDGMNSLSYALLARELRPLYTNLTADIGCDPRGRPRAGGGASRFREEMLRKPPRGDLPRWHPRLPATAAPARGRRGWHPRGRRWGATRAWHPRPEPRIAAPRNRRSPESPLPGGRGGLWAGGGSEPRGLLAAGGQGTPPGEDVG
- the LOC137466434 gene encoding LOW QUALITY PROTEIN: protoporphyrinogen oxidase-like (The sequence of the model RefSeq protein was modified relative to this genomic sequence to represent the inferred CDS: inserted 2 bases in 1 codon) produces the protein VAELAVDSLCRGVFAGDSRALSVRSCFPALFQAERRRGSVLLGLALPHGGGGAGPAAGLARRARAERWSQWSLRGGMESLARALVAFVSPRGAELRCHAPLTHLVPGRVPSVPPCPQLTLPDATITADHVVSALPAAALARALPAEAEPLARELRAIPAASVAVVNLQYEGAALPVTGFGHLVPSSEDPALLGIVYDSVAFPEHDGTPATPGKPSLRLTVMLGGAWFRQSFGXPAVVAPELLLRRARAAVSDHLGLAGTPTRAIVRVQQDCIPQYTLGHWERLERIQRFLKEQELPLSLIGASYSGVSVNDCIASAKAAVGRILGSPP